The following DNA comes from Deltaproteobacteria bacterium.
TGAAGATTGCCGAGATAGTTGCCCAGAGACTTGATGACCACGTCCTGACGTTCCAGCAACGTGTCCACCACCAGGCCCAAACGGCGGTCATTGACCGTCAGGATGACCGTTGGCAGGACTTCCCGGTGATCGTTGTTCCCCGGAAGGCCCAAAAGTTCCGACAATTCTACGATGCCCAAAACCTGGCCCCGCAGGGTTGTGGCCTTGCGTCGGTTGACCTCGCTGATCTTGGAGGCCTTGATTTTAGTTGTCTCCGAAACAGCGTCCAGGGGGATGGCATAGATGGCCCCGGACACCTTGACCATGAGGGCGTCGATGATGGCCAGGGTCAGGGGCAGGGATAGGGTAAAGATTGTGCCCTTGCCCACTGTGGACTGGACCGCCACGCTGCCCTTGAGTTCCTTGATGTTGCTTCGGACCACATCCATTCCCACGCCTCGACCGGAAATGTCCGTGATTTTCTGGGCCGTGGAAAAGCCGGGGGCAAAGATGAGCTCGACGGCCTCCTGGTCGTCCATGTTCCGGGCCTCTTCCTCGCTGATGAGGCCTTTTTCGACCCCCTTGAGCCGCATGAGCTCGGGGTCGACTCCCTTGCCGTCGTCCTCGACGACGATATGTACGGAATTGCCCTTGTGGAACGCCTTGAGCCAGACCCTGCCGGCCTCACTCTTACCTGCGGCCCGACGGTCCTCGGCCGATTCCAGACCGTGATCAACCGAATTGCGGATGAGGTGGACCAATGGGTCGCCGATGACCTCCACCACGCTCTTGTCCAGTTCGGTTTCCTCGCCTTCGGTTATGAGCTCCACCTGCTTGCCACTCTTGCGGCTCAGGTCGCGGACCAAACGCGGGAAGCGGGAAAAGACAGACTGGACCGGAACCATGCGGACCTTCATGATCGTGTCCTGCAGATCGTCGGAGATGCGGGCCATGGAATAGGTCGTCTCGGTGAGGTGCTGGGCCACCGAGGCCACGTTCTGGCCCTCGTCCAAGGCCCGGGCCAGCATGGCGAACCGATTGCGGTTAATGATCAACTCGCCGATGAGATTCATGAGGTGGTCGAGCTTGGCGTGATCCACACGGATCGTGGACGAGGCCTGGGGCTTGGCCTGAGCCGGGGAAGAAGTGCCCGGCTTTGCCGAAGGGCCTTCCGCGATCAACAGAGACTCGGTTCGTTCTAACTTCTTCTCGACCGAAGGAGCCGGGGCTTCATTGGGCTTGACCGGAGGCTCGATGGAGACCTTGTCGGCCATGGCCACTTTATCCCCCTTCAGCTTCTTGATCTCCTTGTCCACCATGTCCTTCATGATGGCGGTTTCCTGGCGGAGAATGTCCAGAAGGTCCCCAAAATCCAGTCCCGCCCCCCGGGCCTGGTCCACCAGTCCGGCGGTTCGTTCGGCATACACCTTGATTTCGTCGAGCCCCATGTAACTGGCCGAATTCTGGATACTCACCATGGACCGGTGCAGGGCATCCACCAGCTCCTTCTGATCCGAATCCTCGGCCAGGCCTTCAAGGGCCAGGGTCAGGGTATCGAACTGCTGGCTGACGGTCTGCTCAAAAATCTGAATCTCCTCGTCGTCCCCAAAGTCCGGCTCGGGTTCGGAAAGGATCTCGGCCTTGGCCTGGACGGGTAGCGCTCCATCGCCGGACTGTCCGCCCTTGTCGCCGAAAGCCCGAAGCTGGGAGACAATCTCGGAGATGTCCATGGGCTTTACGGTCTCGGTCGCCTGGTCCACGTTCCGCAGGAGGGTGTCCAGGATATCCACCGAGGCCAAAAGCAGGTCCACCATCTCATGGCTTGCTGGCATGGCTCCATTGCGGACCTGGTTGAGAAGCGTCTCGGCCTCATGGGTCAGGGCGTTCATCTCCCGGTAACCGAGGATGCCGCTGTTGCCCTTGATGTTGTGGAAATACCGGAAAACGTCGTTGATCAGATCCCGACTCGCCTGGGGATCC
Coding sequences within:
- a CDS encoding chemotaxis protein CheA, with product MSQDFFDPEIFADFVIEAKEHLETIEPSLLELEKSPDNLGLLDAIFRPMHSLKGASGFLGLNKINGLAHKGENILDDLRKGKLRVTSEIMDVILATTDALREMIDSLEASGLEGDLDTVPLIVRIDAVQSGAPASATPEMVPAPAEEAPAVEPYTLAVTGGDHLKDFLEEAGEILANLSESLVALEKDPQASRDLINDVFRYFHNIKGNSGILGYREMNALTHEAETLLNQVRNGAMPASHEMVDLLLASVDILDTLLRNVDQATETVKPMDISEIVSQLRAFGDKGGQSGDGALPVQAKAEILSEPEPDFGDDEEIQIFEQTVSQQFDTLTLALEGLAEDSDQKELVDALHRSMVSIQNSASYMGLDEIKVYAERTAGLVDQARGAGLDFGDLLDILRQETAIMKDMVDKEIKKLKGDKVAMADKVSIEPPVKPNEAPAPSVEKKLERTESLLIAEGPSAKPGTSSPAQAKPQASSTIRVDHAKLDHLMNLIGELIINRNRFAMLARALDEGQNVASVAQHLTETTYSMARISDDLQDTIMKVRMVPVQSVFSRFPRLVRDLSRKSGKQVELITEGEETELDKSVVEVIGDPLVHLIRNSVDHGLESAEDRRAAGKSEAGRVWLKAFHKGNSVHIVVEDDGKGVDPELMRLKGVEKGLISEEEARNMDDQEAVELIFAPGFSTAQKITDISGRGVGMDVVRSNIKELKGSVAVQSTVGKGTIFTLSLPLTLAIIDALMVKVSGAIYAIPLDAVSETTKIKASKISEVNRRKATTLRGQVLGIVELSELLGLPGNNDHREVLPTVILTVNDRRLGLVVDTLLERQDVVIKSLGNYLGNLHGISGATIMGDGSVILILDPHEIYKLATSKVGSL